From one Coffea eugenioides isolate CCC68of chromosome 11, Ceug_1.0, whole genome shotgun sequence genomic stretch:
- the LOC113752064 gene encoding F-box/kelch-repeat protein At3g06240-like, translating to MLVVLVENPSIEVMIYNLNSNSWKVLDSPFEGATAFDDQVRGVFIGKALHWVMRDWNFMDVFVVAFDLQTEQFYSMLLPKYPDVFIGRYPTYVVDMWVMRKYTDEDSWFKYTLKLPICKLYTSVVPIALTKGYHHHVLLQIMFDSFNEKSNSLLLYNLKRRSATFLHNPVTLSTLAACMSDANNEDIVITITDVEATKTVAE from the exons ATGTTGGTAGTTTTAGTTGAAAATCCTTCTATAGAAGTCATGATTTATAACCTTAATTCAAATTCTTGGAAGGTTTTGGATTCACCATTTGAGGGTGCGACAGCTTTTGATGATCAAGTTAGAGGTGTTTTCATTGGTAAGGCTTTGCATTGGGTTATGAGAGATTGGAATTTCATGGATGTTTTTGTTGTTGCCTTTGATCTGCAAACTGAGCAATTTTATTCTATGCTATTACCTAAGTACCCCGATG TTTTTATTGGTAGGTATCCAACTTATGTTGTTGATATGTGGGTGATGAGAAAGTATACAGATGAGGATTCTTGGTTTAAGTATACTTTGAAGCTCCCAATTTGCAAATTGTATACTTCTGTTGTTCCCATTGCCTTGACCAAGGGTTATCACCATCATGTTCTTTTACAAATTATGTTTGATAGTTTCAATGAAAAATCCAACTCTCTTCTCCTATACAACTTAAAGAGAAGGTCTGCAACATTCCTCCATAATCCTGTTACACTTTCAACTTTGGCTGCATGT ATGTCAGATGCAAACAATGAAGACATTGTTATTACAATCACAGATGTTGAAGCAACAAAAACTGTAGCTGAATAA